Proteins co-encoded in one Populus trichocarpa isolate Nisqually-1 chromosome 10, P.trichocarpa_v4.1, whole genome shotgun sequence genomic window:
- the LOC7464561 gene encoding uncharacterized protein LOC7464561 has product MGSRARRKQRWSTQTLTPLLEGPDPDMQEEGNKKESSWEVIREWFRLQKGLPAGNSFSVSLHGSIPVKGQDLRLLLGVLGCPLAPIPLVNDPIHRIHIKNTPIENSAAHYIIQQYLAATGCLKQQKCMKNMYSTGSVKMIRCETEISSGKNVKSLGTRSGENGCFVLWQMLPGMWSLELVVGENKVIAGSDGKTVWRHTPWLGTHAAKGPQRPLRRIIQGLDPKSTASLFAKAQCLGEKRIGEDDCFVLKVAADREAVMERSEGPAEVLRHVLYGYFCQKSGLLMYLEDSHLTRVQTPENETIYWETTIGSSIGDYRDVDGVLIAHQGRSIATVFRFEEVSVQHSRTRMEEVWRIDDVVFNVPGLSMDYFIPPADIYDASP; this is encoded by the exons ATGGGCTCAAGAGCAAGAAGGAAGCAAAGATGGAGCACACAAACCTTAACTCCGCTGCTAGAAGGTCCTGACCCCGACATGCAAGAAGAAGGTAACAAAAAGGAAAGCTCATGGGAAGTAATTCGTGAATGGTTTCGATTGCAAAAGGGTCTTCCAGCAGGTAACAGTTTTTCAGTATCGTTACATGGGAGTATTCCAGTCAAAGGACAAGATTTAAGGCTTTTACTTGGAGTTTTGGGCTGCCCTCTAGCTCCAATCCCTCTAGTTAACGACCCCATTCATCGCATTCACATTAAAAACACTCCTATT GAAAATTCTGCCGCGCATTATATCATCCAACAATATTTGGCAGCAACAGGGTGTTTAAAGCAACAAAAATGTATGAAAAACATGTATTCAACAGGGAGTGTGAAGATGATTCGTTGCGAGACAGAAATTTCCTCGGGAAAAAACGTGAAGAGCTTGGGGACTAGAAGTGGCGAAAATGGGTGCTTTGTTCTTTGGCAAATGTTGCCGGGGATGTGGTCTCTTGAATTGGTTGTTGGGGAAAATAAGGTCATAGCAGGCAGCGATGGGAAGACCGTGTGGCGTCACACTCCTTGGCTTGGCACTCATGCTGCCAAGGGACCCCAACGCCCTCTACGTCGCATAATCCAG GGCCTGGATCCAAAGAGTACAGCCAGCTTATTTGCTAAAGCACAATGCTTAGGGGAGAAAAGAATTGGCGAGGATGATTGCTTCGTTTTAAAAGTAGCTGCTGATCGAGAAGCTGTAATGGAAAGAAGTGAAGGGCCAGCTGAGGTGCTTAGGCATGTACTGTATGGCTATTTTTGCCAAAAAAGTGGCCTCTTAATGTATTTGGAGGACTCCCATCTAACAAGGGTACAAACTCCAGAAAATGAAACTATCTATTGGGAGACTACTATAGGAAGTAGTATTGGCGACTATAGAGATGTGGATGGTGTGTTAATTGCTCATCAAGGAAGGTCAATTGCTACAGTTTTTCGATTCGAGGAAGTGTCAGTGCAACACAGTAGGACTAGAATGGAAGAAGTATGGAGGATCGATGATGTCGTGTTCAATGTGCCAGGGCTTTCCATGGATTATTTCATCCCTCCTGCTGATATCTATGATGCTTCTCCATGA
- the LOC7481607 gene encoding organic cation/carnitine transporter 3, with amino-acid sequence MATSAPLISKSQLSSGIETLDHQEQHSLDDTIEKYIEGFGPAQYLQVILVSLAFLFDGQQTFISDFSDAVPSWHCTDFSNQTCYSSSNFCNLSNTEWAWDEPASSSIVSDWALECGSSVIVGLPASSYFVGSLIGGFTLATLADSWLGRKKLLFLTCLGMSTMALITAFSTNVWMYSGLRFVSGLFRASIGTCVVVMSTEMAGKKSGGFVRVVGFLFFALGALSLPLIAYLNRGSPWRYLYIYTSIPAIVYCIIAYFFVSESPRWLCMRGREAEAVAILNKMVPTKNISSSILKSAYKPLDHEQSNLDIYSSMKSLLERRWALKRLLAAMTLGFGVGMVYYGMFLGVGSLGFNIYLSVTLTASLTIPSILLLPYVIERFNRRSSVVAFGIASGVCSIVCAIIGEELKTVQIIMSLASAFCSCAALNVLQIYTTELFPTCVRISATSMFRQAINFGPIFVPLLVSAARRNNSVVYGVFGSVEISCIFFVIFLPETRGLSLSNAMDEQEKKDNANAYVS; translated from the coding sequence ATGGCAACTTCAGCTCCACTTATCTCAAAATCCCAGTTATCGTCCGGCATAGAAACCTTGGATCATCAGGAGCAACACTCGCTAGATGACACCATCGAAAAATACATAGAAGGTTTTGGACCGGCACAATATCTGCAAGTCATCCTTGTGTCATTGGCATTTCTGTTCGATGGACAGCAAACCTTCATTAGTGACTTTTCTGATGCTGTACCCTCATGGCACTGCACTGATTTTAGTAATCAAACTTGTTACTCGAGCTCCAATTTTTGCAATCTCTCAAACACTGAATGGGCCTGGGATGAGCCAGCCAGCTCATCGATAGTTTCCGATTGGGCCCTTGAATGTGGCAGTTCAGTCATCGTCGGCTTACCGGCTTCAAGTTACTTTGTGGGCTCCCTGATTGGTGGATTTACTCTTGCTACGCTTGCTGATTCCTGGCTTGGTAGAAAGAAGTTGCTCTTCCTAACTTGTCTGGGTATGTCCACAATGGCACTTATCACTGCCTTCTCCACCAATGTGTGGATGTATTCAGGTTTGAGATTTGTTAGTGGACTTTTTCGCGCATCAATTGGAACGTGTGTTGTTGTGATGTCAACAGAAATGGCAGGGAAGAAATCGGGTGGATTTGTAAGGGTGGTGGGCTTCTTGTTTTTTGCTCTAGGAGCACTCTCACTGCCCCTTATAGCTTACTTGAATAGAGGTTCTCCATGGAGATATCTTTACATTTATACCTCTATTCCAGCCATCGTTTACTGTATAATAGCTTATTTCTTTGTTAGTGAGTCTCCAAGATGGCTTTGCATGCGGGGACGTGAAGCTGAAGCAGTTGCAATTCTGAATAAAATGGttccaacaaaaaatattagtagCTCTATTCTAAAATCTGCCTACAAGCCCCTCGACCATGAGCAGTCGAATCTTGACATATATTCATCGATGAAGAGCTTGCTGGAGAGGAGATGGGCTTTGAAAAGGTTGTTGGCTGCAATGACTCTTGGTTTTGGTGTGGGAATGGTATACTATGGCATGTTCTTGGGGGTTGGAAGCTTGGGTTTCAACATCTACCTTAGCGTGACACTTACTGCATCCTTGACCATACCTTCTATTCTTTTGCTCCCTTATGTAATAGAAAGATTTAATAGGAGAAGTTCAGTTGTGGCCTTTGGTATAGCAAGTGGGGTATGTAGCATTGTCTGTGCAATAATTGGTGAAGAACTAAAGACTGTCCAGATTATCATGTCTTTAGCATCTGCTTTCTGCTCGTGTGCTGCACTTAACGTCCTGCAAATATACACTACAGAGTTGTTCCCTACTTGTGTAAGGATTTCAGCCACATCAATGTTTAGGCAAGCTATAAACTTCGGTCCCATATTTGTTCCACTGTTAGTTTCAGCTGCCAGGAGAAATAATTCTGTAGTTTATGGAGTCTTTGGATCAGTAGAAATATCCTGTATCTTCTTTGTAATCTTCTTGCCAGAGACCAGGGGTTTGTCACTTTCCAACGCCATGGATGAACAAGAGAAGAAGGATAATGCAAACGCGTATGTAAGCTGA